Proteins encoded within one genomic window of Synechococcus sp. PCC 7335:
- a CDS encoding TIGR03032 family protein, with the protein MTMSSRQPAQATPQPRLELTGSRQFTAWLAEQALSLGFTTYQAGKLFLIGLQKDGRLSVFERTFERCMGLCATGNSLYMSSLYQLWRFENILEPGQLSGEFDALYVPQMSYVTGDLDIHDVAMTTADYTLSSKLLGERVSTPGIVFVNTLFGCLATLSETHSFRPVWHPPFLSKLAAEDRCHLNGLALQDGQPAYVTAVSQSDVADGWRDHRVSGGCVIDVRSNEVVATGLSMPHSPRWYRGKLWLLNSGTGEFGQVDLATGKFEPVAFCPGYLRGLTFADDFAVVGLSQSRGNKTFAELPLEDRLQAKQATPRCGLSVIDLRSGDVAHSLRIEGVVEELYDVVTLPQVRRPQAIGIRSDEIRRVLRVAGE; encoded by the coding sequence ATGACAATGTCTTCTAGGCAGCCTGCTCAAGCCACCCCCCAACCGAGGCTTGAGCTCACCGGCTCGCGGCAGTTCACAGCTTGGCTAGCAGAGCAGGCGCTTAGTCTTGGCTTTACTACCTACCAGGCCGGTAAGCTCTTCTTGATTGGGCTGCAAAAGGACGGACGGCTCTCGGTTTTTGAACGCACCTTCGAACGCTGTATGGGCCTATGCGCAACAGGCAATAGCCTTTATATGAGTTCGCTCTATCAGCTCTGGCGCTTCGAAAATATCCTAGAACCTGGGCAGCTGTCGGGCGAGTTCGATGCTTTGTACGTCCCGCAGATGAGCTACGTCACAGGCGATCTTGATATTCACGATGTGGCGATGACTACCGCAGACTATACGCTAAGTTCCAAGCTGCTAGGCGAACGAGTCAGCACGCCAGGTATCGTCTTCGTCAATACGTTGTTTGGCTGCCTAGCCACCCTGAGTGAAACACATAGCTTTCGGCCGGTTTGGCATCCGCCGTTCCTGTCCAAACTAGCCGCAGAAGACCGCTGCCATCTGAACGGGTTGGCGCTACAGGACGGACAGCCTGCCTATGTGACGGCGGTCAGTCAAAGCGATGTTGCCGATGGTTGGCGCGACCATCGGGTAAGTGGCGGCTGTGTGATTGATGTGCGTAGCAATGAGGTGGTTGCTACTGGCCTTTCGATGCCCCATTCGCCGCGGTGGTATCGGGGCAAGCTGTGGCTGCTGAATTCGGGTACGGGCGAGTTTGGTCAGGTTGATTTGGCCACCGGAAAGTTTGAGCCGGTGGCGTTTTGTCCGGGCTACTTACGGGGGCTAACGTTTGCGGACGACTTTGCAGTAGTTGGCCTATCGCAGTCGCGGGGGAACAAGACCTTTGCCGAGCTACCGCTAGAAGACCGGTTGCAGGCAAAGCAAGCGACGCCGCGCTGTGGGCTGAGTGTGATTGATTTGCGTAGTGGTGATGTGGCGCATAGTCTGCGCATAGAGGGTGTGGTAGAAGAACTCTACGATGTCGTGACGTTGCCGCAGGTAAGGCGGCCCCAGGCGATTGGCATCCGTAGTGATGAGATTCGGCGGGTACTCAGGGTGGCGGGTGAATAA
- a CDS encoding FG-GAP repeat protein: MAFPAQFDLADLDGSNGFVINGVDEFDFSGYSVSGAGDVNGDGIDDLIIGATGADPNGEFSGEVYVVFGRSAGFDAAFELSSLDGSNGFVLNGIDGGDRTSRSVSGAGDVNGDGFDDVIISAYSAELNGSSVGENYVVFGSDAGFDAAFELSSLNGSNGFVLNGIDEFDSPGYSVSGAGDVNGDGFDDLIIGAPFADPNGFDSGESYVVFGSDAGFDATLELSSLDGSNGFVLNGIDENGFFGFSVSGAGDVNGDGFDDVIIGAPNSYQGYIVFGSDAGFDAAFEFSSLDGSNFSVIDGVDRGDRFGHSVSGAGDVNGDGFDDVIIGAYTAAPNGNRSAGESYVVFGTDAGFPTTLELSSLDGSNGFVINGVDSGDYSGYSVSGAGDVNGDGFDDVIIGAYQADPDGVNITGESYVVFGTDAGFDAVLELSSLDGSNGFILSGIDEFDFSGFSVSGAGDVNGDGFDDLIIGAFRAAPNGMRLAGESYVVFGATDIGLSTNTIIGTNGDDTLIGSKNKDLLFGLAGNDFLDGRNNSDSLDGGKGNDILNGGRGSDALFGGNGNDILNGGADNDSLDGGNGRDTLNGDKGNDTLDGGRGSDALFGNDGNDILNGGKGNDTLDGGKGNDTLDGGRGNDLLNGGRGLDVLDGGRGNDSLNGGADNDTLDGGKGNDTLDGGRGNDLLTGGNGRDVLLGSDGDDTLVGGGNNDTLTGGNGRDTFVLSVGGGVDTITDFDSKDLIGLAGGLGIGELSFVGSDIFVTDTNEVLATLTGIDTTSLSNSQFVLV; encoded by the coding sequence ATGGCTTTTCCAGCACAGTTTGACTTAGCAGACCTCGATGGCAGTAACGGCTTTGTAATTAATGGCGTCGACGAATTTGATTTCTCCGGTTATTCGGTGAGTGGTGCGGGTGATGTCAATGGTGATGGCATCGACGACCTGATCATTGGTGCAACTGGAGCCGACCCTAATGGCGAATTCTCAGGTGAGGTCTACGTAGTGTTTGGCCGCAGTGCGGGCTTTGATGCTGCCTTTGAACTCTCTAGCTTGGACGGCAGCAACGGCTTCGTACTCAATGGCATTGATGGCGGCGATCGCACTAGTCGTTCGGTGAGTGGTGCGGGTGACGTCAACGGCGATGGCTTCGATGATGTAATTATCAGCGCATACAGCGCCGAGCTCAACGGTAGTAGTGTAGGCGAGAACTACGTAGTGTTTGGCTCTGACGCGGGCTTTGACGCTGCCTTTGAGCTTTCTAGCTTGAACGGTAGTAACGGCTTCGTACTCAATGGCATCGACGAATTTGATTCCCCCGGTTATTCGGTGAGTGGTGCAGGTGATGTCAATGGTGATGGCTTTGATGACCTGATTATTGGTGCTCCCTTTGCCGACCCTAACGGCTTCGACTCGGGTGAGAGCTATGTGGTATTTGGTAGCGATGCTGGCTTTGACGCTACCCTCGAGCTTTCTAGCTTAGACGGCAGTAATGGCTTCGTACTCAACGGCATTGATGAAAATGGCTTCTTTGGTTTTTCGGTAAGTGGTGCGGGCGATGTCAATGGCGATGGCTTCGATGACGTAATTATTGGTGCACCCAATAGTTACCAGGGCTATATAGTGTTTGGCTCTGACGCGGGCTTTGACGCTGCCTTTGAGTTCTCCAGCTTAGATGGCAGTAATTTTTCTGTAATCGATGGCGTTGATAGGGGTGACCGCTTCGGTCATTCGGTGAGTGGGGCAGGCGATGTCAACGGCGATGGCTTTGATGATGTGATTATTGGCGCATATACAGCCGCCCCTAATGGCAACCGCAGCGCAGGTGAGAGCTATGTGGTGTTTGGTACTGATGCAGGCTTTCCCACTACCCTTGAGCTTTCTAGTCTAGATGGCAGCAATGGCTTCGTAATTAACGGCGTCGATAGCGGCGACTACTCCGGTTATTCGGTGAGTGGTGCAGGTGATGTCAACGGCGATGGCTTTGATGATGTGATTATTGGTGCATATCAAGCCGACCCTGATGGCGTAAATATTACCGGTGAGAGCTACGTGGTGTTTGGCACTGATGCAGGCTTCGATGCTGTCCTCGAACTCTCTAGCCTAGACGGTAGCAATGGCTTCATTCTCAGTGGCATCGACGAATTTGATTTCTCTGGTTTTTCGGTGAGCGGAGCAGGTGATGTCAACGGCGATGGCTTCGATGACCTGATTATTGGTGCATTTCGAGCTGCCCCTAATGGTATGAGGCTTGCTGGTGAGAGCTATGTGGTGTTTGGTGCCACTGATATCGGGTTATCTACAAACACTATCATCGGCACTAATGGCGACGATACACTTATCGGCAGCAAGAACAAAGACCTTCTGTTCGGCCTGGCGGGCAACGACTTTCTTGATGGCAGGAACAACAGCGATTCGCTCGACGGCGGTAAGGGTAACGATATCCTCAACGGTGGTCGAGGTAGCGATGCTCTCTTCGGTGGTAACGGGAACGACATCCTCAACGGCGGAGCCGACAACGATTCGCTTGATGGTGGCAACGGCCGCGATACGCTCAACGGTGACAAAGGTAACGATACGCTCGATGGTGGTCGAGGTAGCGACGCTCTCTTTGGTAACGATGGCAACGACATCCTCAACGGTGGAAAAGGCAACGATACGCTAGACGGCGGTAAGGGTAACGATACGCTAGACGGCGGCCGGGGAAATGACCTGCTCAACGGTGGTCGGGGCTTAGATGTGCTCGATGGCGGTCGGGGGAATGACTCGCTCAACGGCGGGGCGGACAACGACACGCTCGATGGCGGCAAGGGCAACGATACGCTAGACGGGGGCCGTGGTAACGACCTGCTCACCGGTGGTAACGGTAGAGATGTACTGCTGGGCAGCGATGGAGATGACACCCTCGTCGGTGGGGGCAACAACGATACGCTCACAGGCGGTAACGGTAGAGACACGTTTGTCCTATCAGTTGGTGGTGGCGTTGACACCATCACAGACTTCGACAGTAAAGACCTGATTGGTCTAGCGGGCGGACTGGGTATAGGCGAACTTTCCTTCGTAGGTAGTGACATCTTCGTTACTGATACGAACGAAGTGCTAGCGACCCTCACTGGCATTGATACGACAAGTTTGAGCAACAGTCAGTTCGTACTGGTCTAA
- a CDS encoding VCBS domain-containing protein, translating into MAFSLPLLAELDGSNGFSIESSGFFVSGAGDVNNDGIDDLIVDGSVVFGSDTGFEAAFDRSSLDGSNGFVLNGFASSASDAGDVNGDGIDDLIVGSSVVFGTDAGFEAVLDRSSLDGSNGFVLNDIDAQDRTGSSVSGAGDVNGDGFDDLIIGAPAADPNGDSSGESYVVFGTDAGFDAAFELSSLDGSNGFVLNGISEGDRSGSSVSGAGDVNGDGFDDLIISAPGADINGTMSGQSYVVFGSDTGFDAALELSSLDGSNGFVLNGINEYDYFGSSVSGAGDINGDGFDDLIIGAPGADPYRGFPLSIGESYVVFGSDTDFDATLEISELDGNNGFSRRGFDFYDRSGSSVSGAGDVNGDGFDDVIVGAPQADLMPRYRRDSGTIYVLFGSDSDFSTSGLLGTDVYDNFGSSVSGAGDVNGDGFDDLIVGAPGAGQSYVIFGVASNPNPDAIDDAVTTDEDTPLSGNVFADNGNGPDTATDGNSFTVTRVNGSPANVGTQVVLTSGALLTLNSDGSFDYDPNGRFEALNANDTATDSFEYTIKGERFADTATVTIAITGVTDSTGQLNLALLDGSNGFVLNGVAEGDSSGISVSGAGDINGDGFDDLIIGAYSADPNGDYSGESYVVFGSDAGFDTAIELSNLDGSNGFVLSGIDERDSFGYSVSGVGDINGDGIDDLIISAPGAGQTYVVFGADTGFDAALELSSLDGGNGFVVNGINANSDSGISLSGVGDVNGDGFDDLIIGAYPTYSSYVIFGSSMGFDAVLEISDLDGNNGFVLNGGGYSGYSVSGAGDINGDGFDDLIIGAPRFELGDGYPYTYTGATYVLFGTDAGFEATFDLSSLDGSNGFVIDGADEDDYAGASVSGAGDVNGDGFDDLIIGARRADPNGDASGESYVVFGTDAGFDTAIEPSSLDGSNGFVINGIDEGDGSGRSVSGAGDVNGDGFDDLIISAPYADPNSFSSGESYVVFGTDAGFDAVFSLFSLDGSNGFVINGIDELDRSGVSVSGAGDINGDGFDDLIIGAPGADPNGYDSGESYVVFGAADIGLSTSTRFGTSGDDTLIGGKNKDILFGLGGNDFLDGGNGDDSLDGGRGRDILFGGNGDDILFGGADSDTLDGGKGNDTLDGGKGNDTLDGGRGDDSLFGGDGNDSLIGGADSDTLGGGKGNDTLDGGKGNDSLDGGRGLDALFGNDGNDILSGGADNDTLDGGRGNDTLDGGRGNDFLTGGSGRDVLLGGDGNDTLIGGGNNDTLTGGNGRDTFVLSTGDGADTITDFDSKDLVGLAGGLGIGDLSFVGNDILVTDTNEVLAILTSIDTTSLNSSQFVLV; encoded by the coding sequence ATGGCTTTTTCATTACCGCTTTTAGCAGAACTCGATGGAAGTAACGGCTTTTCGATCGAAAGCTCTGGTTTTTTTGTAAGTGGCGCAGGTGATGTCAACAACGATGGCATTGATGACCTAATTGTTGACGGTTCAGTGGTCTTTGGCTCCGATACGGGGTTTGAAGCGGCCTTTGACCGTTCTAGCTTAGATGGCAGCAATGGTTTTGTGCTCAATGGCTTTGCTTCTTCCGCAAGCGATGCGGGCGATGTCAACGGTGATGGCATTGATGACCTAATTGTTGGCAGCTCAGTGGTATTTGGCACCGATGCAGGCTTTGAAGCAGTCCTTGACCGTTCTAGCTTGGACGGCAGCAACGGCTTTGTCCTCAATGACATTGATGCACAGGACAGAACTGGCTCTTCCGTGAGCGGTGCGGGCGATGTTAACGGTGATGGCTTCGATGATCTGATTATTGGTGCACCTGCGGCTGATCCCAATGGCGACTCTTCCGGCGAGAGCTACGTGGTGTTTGGTACCGACGCGGGCTTTGATGCTGCCTTTGAGCTCTCTAGCTTAGATGGTAGCAATGGCTTCGTGCTCAATGGCATTTCTGAAGGCGATCGCTCCGGCAGTTCGGTAAGCGGTGCGGGTGATGTCAACGGCGATGGCTTTGATGATTTGATCATTAGCGCACCTGGCGCCGACATCAATGGGACTATGTCAGGTCAGAGCTACGTGGTGTTCGGCTCTGATACAGGTTTTGACGCAGCTCTCGAACTCTCTAGCTTAGATGGCAGCAACGGTTTCGTGCTCAATGGCATCAACGAATACGACTACTTTGGTAGCTCGGTGAGCGGTGCGGGTGACATTAACGGTGATGGCTTTGATGACTTGATTATTGGTGCGCCTGGGGCAGATCCATATCGTGGATTTCCGCTTTCTATAGGCGAAAGCTACGTAGTGTTCGGTAGCGATACAGACTTCGACGCTACTCTTGAAATCTCGGAGCTCGATGGTAACAACGGTTTTTCACGCAGAGGCTTCGATTTCTATGACCGCTCAGGTAGTTCAGTGAGCGGTGCGGGTGACGTTAACGGTGATGGCTTTGATGACGTGATTGTTGGTGCACCTCAGGCCGATCTGATGCCTCGCTATCGTCGCGACTCAGGTACGATTTATGTGCTATTCGGCAGCGATTCAGACTTCAGTACTTCCGGGCTCTTGGGTACTGATGTTTATGACAATTTCGGCTCTTCCGTGAGCGGTGCGGGCGATGTCAACGGTGATGGCTTTGATGACCTGATTGTTGGTGCACCTGGTGCAGGGCAGAGCTATGTGATATTTGGCGTTGCTAGTAATCCAAATCCTGATGCGATCGATGACGCAGTGACTACTGATGAGGATACGCCATTGAGCGGTAATGTCTTTGCTGACAATGGCAATGGTCCGGATACCGCCACGGATGGTAACTCCTTCACCGTTACCCGGGTCAATGGCAGCCCTGCTAACGTCGGTACTCAAGTTGTTCTTACCTCAGGCGCACTACTCACCCTCAATTCCGACGGTAGCTTCGACTACGATCCTAATGGCCGGTTTGAGGCACTCAACGCAAACGATACCGCCACTGATAGCTTTGAGTACACCATCAAAGGTGAGCGCTTTGCTGATACCGCCACCGTAACTATCGCCATTACTGGCGTTACTGATTCAACCGGACAGCTTAATTTGGCTCTGCTTGATGGCAGCAACGGCTTTGTACTCAATGGTGTTGCTGAAGGTGACAGTTCCGGTATTTCGGTAAGCGGTGCGGGCGACATTAATGGCGATGGCTTTGATGACCTGATTATTGGTGCATACAGTGCTGATCCCAATGGGGACTATTCAGGTGAGAGCTATGTGGTGTTTGGCTCCGACGCAGGCTTTGACACTGCTATTGAACTCTCTAACTTGGATGGCAGCAACGGCTTCGTGCTTAGTGGTATCGATGAACGCGATAGCTTCGGTTACTCGGTGAGTGGTGTAGGCGACATTAACGGCGACGGTATCGATGACCTAATTATCAGCGCACCTGGCGCAGGGCAGACCTATGTGGTGTTTGGCGCTGATACGGGCTTTGACGCTGCTCTCGAACTCTCTAGCTTGGATGGCGGCAACGGCTTCGTAGTAAATGGCATTAATGCAAATAGCGACTCTGGTATCTCGCTAAGTGGTGTAGGCGATGTGAATGGTGATGGCTTCGATGATCTTATTATTGGCGCATACCCAACCTACTCTTCATATGTGATTTTTGGTTCCAGCATGGGCTTTGATGCTGTCCTAGAAATTTCTGACTTAGATGGTAACAACGGCTTCGTACTCAACGGTGGTGGCTACTCCGGTTATTCGGTCAGCGGCGCAGGTGATATCAATGGTGATGGCTTCGATGACCTCATTATCGGCGCACCAAGATTCGAGCTTGGTGACGGTTATCCCTATACCTATACAGGCGCAACCTATGTGTTGTTTGGCACCGATGCGGGCTTCGAGGCTACTTTTGACCTCTCTAGCCTAGACGGCAGCAACGGCTTCGTAATAGATGGTGCTGATGAAGATGACTATGCTGGTGCTTCGGTCAGCGGCGCAGGTGATGTCAATGGTGATGGCTTCGATGACCTGATTATCGGTGCACGTAGGGCCGATCCCAATGGAGATGCTTCAGGCGAAAGCTATGTGGTGTTTGGCACCGATGCAGGCTTCGATACTGCCATTGAGCCCTCTAGCTTAGACGGCAGTAACGGCTTCGTAATTAATGGCATTGATGAAGGCGACGGCTCTGGCCGTTCAGTCAGTGGCGCAGGTGATGTGAATGGTGATGGCTTCGATGACCTGATTATTAGCGCACCTTACGCGGACCCTAATAGCTTCAGTTCAGGCGAAAGCTATGTGGTGTTTGGCACCGATGCAGGCTTCGATGCTGTCTTTAGTCTCTTTAGCTTAGATGGCAGCAACGGCTTCGTAATTAATGGCATTGATGAACTTGATCGTTCCGGTGTTTCGGTGAGCGGTGCGGGGGATATCAACGGTGACGGCTTTGATGACCTAATTATTGGCGCACCTGGGGCCGATCCTAATGGCTACGATTCAGGCGAGAGCTATGTAGTGTTTGGCGCTGCTGATATTGGGTTATCCACATCTACGCGCTTCGGCACTAGCGGAGATGATACGCTCATCGGTGGCAAGAACAAAGACATCCTGTTCGGCTTAGGGGGCAACGACTTTCTCGATGGCGGCAACGGTGACGATTCGCTAGACGGGGGCCGGGGCAGAGACATTCTCTTCGGCGGTAATGGCGACGATATCCTTTTCGGGGGAGCAGACAGCGATACGCTAGATGGCGGCAAAGGCAACGATACGCTAGACGGTGGCAAAGGCAACGATACGCTGGACGGCGGTCGGGGTGATGACAGCCTCTTCGGCGGTGATGGTAACGACAGCCTGATTGGAGGAGCAGACAGCGATACGCTAGGCGGTGGCAAGGGTAACGATACGCTAGACGGTGGCAAGGGCAACGACTCGCTCGATGGCGGTCGGGGCCTAGATGCGCTCTTCGGCAACGATGGTAACGACATCCTCAGTGGTGGTGCGGACAACGATACGCTAGACGGCGGTAGAGGTAACGATACGCTAGACGGGGGCCGGGGGAATGACTTTCTCACGGGCGGTAGCGGTAGAGACGTGCTGCTAGGCGGCGATGGTAACGACACCCTCATCGGTGGGGGCAACAACGATACGCTTACAGGTGGTAACGGTAGAGACACGTTTGTCCTATCAACTGGTGACGGCGCTGATACCATTACAGACTTTGACAGTAAAGACCTGGTTGGACTTGCAGGTGGACTAGGTATTGGAGACCTCTCCTTTGTCGGCAATGACATTTTGGTTACCGATACCAACGAGGTGCTAGCGATCCTCACTAGCATTGATACGACGAGCTTGAACAGCAGCCAGTTCGTCCTGGTCTAA
- a CDS encoding FG-GAP repeat protein gives MVFPAQFDLASLDGNNGFVLNGVDIDDRAGFSVSGAGDVNGDGFDDFIIGAPEAEPNGSDSGESYVVFGSDMVFDTVIELSSLDGSNGFVINGIDIGDDSGTSVSSAGDVNGDGLGDLIVGAPGASPNGDASGESYVVFGSDTGFDASFELSSLDGSNGFVLNGINTGDRSGFSVSGAGDVNGDGFDDLIIGAYRANPNGDLSGRSYVVFGSDAGFDADFELSILDSNNGFVLNGIDTGARSGFSVSSAGDVNGDGFDDLIIGAPWADPNSSFSGESYVVFGSGAGFDTILELSSLDGSNGFVIEGIDFFDFSGRSVSSAGDINGDGFDDLIIGASGASSFSSEYGFSLYTGESYVVFGTDADFDAVLELSSLDGSNGFVIEGIDEYDGFGRSVSSARDINGDGFDDLIIGEYSNFRGTITEGGSYVVFGTDAGFATTLDLNSLDGSNGFAFSGFDKYAGFGRSLSGVGDVNGDGFDDLIIGRPNTYSSGVSSGQSYVVFGAASSETLIGTDGNNVLVGGKGNDLLDGKAGNDVLDGDEGDDNLYGGNDADILIGGDGNDSLFGEQGFDTLYGGNGDDLLLGGNGKDTLIGGDGNDTLEGEIGKDTLIGGEGNDLLTGGQGRDTFVLVLGEGTDTITDFSGQDRIGLAGGLGIGDLSFVGNDILFTDTNEVLATLSGIDTTSLNNSQFVLI, from the coding sequence ATGGTTTTTCCAGCACAGTTTGACTTAGCCTCCCTCGATGGCAATAACGGCTTCGTTCTTAATGGTGTTGATATAGATGACCGCGCCGGTTTTTCGGTCAGTGGGGCAGGCGATGTCAATGGCGATGGCTTTGATGACTTCATCATCGGTGCACCTGAAGCAGAGCCCAATGGTAGTGATTCAGGCGAGAGCTACGTCGTGTTTGGCTCCGATATGGTTTTTGACACCGTCATCGAACTCTCCAGCTTGGATGGCAGTAACGGCTTCGTAATCAATGGCATTGATATAGGTGATGATTCTGGTACTTCGGTAAGCAGTGCGGGTGATGTCAATGGCGATGGCCTCGGCGACCTCATTGTCGGTGCGCCTGGAGCTAGTCCCAATGGTGATGCTTCGGGTGAGAGCTACGTAGTGTTTGGTTCTGATACGGGCTTTGACGCTTCTTTTGAGCTTTCTAGTCTAGATGGCAGTAACGGCTTTGTGCTCAATGGCATCAATACAGGCGATCGCTCCGGCTTTTCGGTCAGTGGGGCGGGCGATGTCAATGGCGATGGTTTCGATGACCTGATTATTGGCGCGTACAGGGCCAACCCCAATGGTGACCTTTCGGGTAGGAGCTACGTAGTGTTTGGCTCTGACGCAGGCTTTGACGCTGATTTCGAGCTTTCTATCCTAGATAGCAATAATGGCTTTGTTCTCAATGGCATCGATACAGGCGCTCGCTCTGGCTTTTCGGTAAGCAGTGCGGGTGATGTCAATGGCGACGGCTTCGATGACCTCATCATTGGCGCACCCTGGGCTGACCCTAATAGCAGCTTTTCAGGCGAGAGCTACGTGGTGTTTGGTTCTGGTGCGGGCTTTGACACCATCCTCGAGCTTTCTAGCTTGGATGGCAGCAACGGCTTCGTTATTGAGGGCATAGATTTCTTTGACTTCTCCGGTCGTTCAGTAAGCAGTGCGGGAGACATCAACGGTGATGGCTTTGATGACCTGATTATCGGCGCATCTGGCGCTAGCTCCTTTAGTAGTGAGTATGGATTTAGCCTCTATACAGGCGAGAGCTACGTGGTGTTTGGCACCGATGCGGACTTTGATGCTGTGCTTGAGCTTTCTAGCTTAGATGGCAGCAACGGCTTCGTTATTGAGGGCATTGACGAATATGATGGTTTCGGTCGTTCAGTGAGCAGTGCGAGAGACATCAACGGCGATGGCTTCGATGACCTGATTATCGGAGAATATAGCAATTTTAGAGGCACTATCACCGAAGGCGGGAGCTATGTAGTGTTTGGTACCGATGCAGGCTTTGCTACTACGCTCGACCTTAACAGCCTAGATGGCAGTAACGGCTTTGCGTTCAGTGGCTTCGATAAGTATGCTGGCTTCGGCCGTTCGCTCAGCGGGGTGGGGGATGTCAACGGCGATGGCTTCGACGACCTGATCATTGGCAGACCCAATACCTATTCCAGTGGCGTCTCTTCAGGCCAAAGCTACGTGGTATTCGGTGCGGCTAGTAGTGAAACGCTCATCGGCACGGATGGTAATAATGTCCTTGTTGGTGGTAAGGGTAACGACTTACTCGATGGCAAAGCAGGCAACGATGTCCTCGACGGCGATGAGGGTGATGACAATCTCTATGGCGGTAACGATGCTGACATTCTGATCGGCGGCGATGGTAACGACTCGCTCTTCGGTGAGCAGGGCTTCGATACGCTCTATGGCGGTAACGGTGACGACTTACTCCTCGGTGGAAATGGCAAGGACACGCTTATCGGCGGTGATGGCAACGATACACTCGAAGGTGAGATTGGCAAAGACACGCTTATTGGTGGTGAGGGTAACGATCTCCTAACAGGCGGTCAAGGTAGAGACACTTTTGTCTTGGTACTTGGCGAGGGTACGGACACTATTACTGACTTCAGTGGTCAAGATCGGATTGGCTTAGCCGGTGGACTGGGCATCGGCGATCTGTCGTTTGTTGGTAACGACATCCTCTTTACTGATACGAACGAGGTACTAGCGACCCTTAGTGGCATAGACACCACTAGCTTGAACAACAGTCAGTTCGTACTGATTTAG
- a CDS encoding late competence development ComFB family protein codes for MNASSSQADISYTNVMEKLVADEVARQKSKLPEKLRRYIKSVEVETYALNRLPALYASSEKGWQIQYEKAGKTYAKEIYKAVRQGVAAVQIDPFRASQPLSAKQGDKSSAILKTFRDLLNRPELSWDDILHECKRLLLPDDHPERPSLDDESKQKSHRQPSTYGSIEPWSRKR; via the coding sequence ATGAATGCTTCCTCTTCTCAAGCCGATATATCCTACACCAACGTTATGGAGAAATTAGTCGCAGATGAGGTCGCTAGGCAAAAGTCTAAGTTGCCAGAAAAGCTGCGTAGATACATCAAATCGGTCGAGGTCGAAACCTACGCCCTCAACCGATTGCCCGCACTCTATGCCTCCAGCGAAAAAGGATGGCAGATTCAATACGAAAAAGCGGGAAAAACCTACGCTAAAGAGATATACAAAGCCGTACGACAAGGTGTTGCTGCTGTTCAAATTGATCCGTTCAGGGCTTCTCAACCGCTATCTGCTAAGCAAGGTGACAAGTCATCAGCTATCTTGAAGACCTTTCGCGATCTGCTCAATCGGCCTGAGCTAAGCTGGGACGACATTCTACATGAGTGTAAACGCCTACTACTGCCTGATGATCACCCCGAACGTCCATCGCTAGATGACGAGTCAAAGCAGAAGTCTCATCGGCAACCAAGTACCTATGGCAGTATCGAGCCGTGGTCAAGGAAGAGATAG